A genomic stretch from Desulfohalobium retbaense DSM 5692 includes:
- a CDS encoding sigma-54-dependent transcriptional regulator, whose product MAQILIVDDDRFLCRSLCLVLEGMGHTVMCASTLGEGRRLQQEYDYAVVILDVWLPDGNGLEALQGFRTDRVPPEIIILTGAGDPDGAELAIRSGAWSYITKPPTLNKFRLPVQRAVESFERRQKMPAFSLRREGIVGESSLLVQCLDVIAMSANTESPVLIAGETGTGKELFARAIHVNSNRAEGPFVVVDCGALTENLVESTLFGHERGAFTGADKAQKGLIQVAHGGTLFLDEVGELPLGIQKTFLRVLQEKRFRPVGGTREAQSDFRLVAATNRDLDQLVTAGGFRQDLVYRLKSIQVDLPPLRRIKGDIEMLCCHYVAKYCNRMGISKKGYSAEFLDALLQYEWPGNVRELVNCVAHCLSSAWQEPTLFPRHLPTAIRAHLAKESVRQETEALSNPETGLDPADGLPPLSEYRQTEIARVEQTYLQALMAAHGADIATACEVAGLSRARLYALLKHYGISREGRSRNE is encoded by the coding sequence GTGGCCCAGATCCTGATTGTTGATGACGACCGGTTTTTGTGTCGCAGCCTGTGCCTTGTTCTCGAAGGGATGGGGCATACCGTCATGTGCGCCTCCACTCTGGGCGAAGGGCGGCGGTTGCAACAGGAATACGACTATGCAGTGGTCATCCTCGATGTCTGGCTGCCTGACGGCAATGGCCTGGAGGCGCTGCAGGGGTTTCGCACCGACCGGGTGCCGCCTGAAATCATTATTCTGACCGGTGCCGGTGATCCGGACGGGGCGGAGTTGGCTATCCGCAGCGGGGCGTGGAGTTATATCACCAAGCCGCCCACCTTGAACAAATTCCGTTTGCCGGTGCAGCGGGCCGTGGAGAGCTTCGAGAGGCGGCAAAAAATGCCCGCCTTTTCCCTGCGACGCGAGGGCATTGTTGGAGAAAGTTCGCTCCTCGTGCAGTGTCTGGACGTGATCGCCATGAGCGCGAATACCGAGTCTCCGGTGCTTATTGCCGGGGAGACCGGAACTGGCAAGGAATTGTTCGCTCGGGCCATCCACGTCAACAGCAACCGCGCTGAAGGCCCTTTTGTCGTCGTCGATTGTGGAGCGTTGACCGAGAATCTGGTGGAGAGCACCTTGTTTGGTCACGAACGCGGAGCGTTTACCGGCGCCGATAAAGCCCAGAAGGGATTGATCCAGGTGGCTCATGGCGGGACGCTGTTCCTTGATGAGGTGGGAGAACTGCCGCTTGGTATCCAGAAGACATTCCTGCGTGTGTTGCAGGAAAAGCGGTTTCGTCCGGTGGGCGGCACCCGGGAGGCGCAGAGCGATTTCCGGCTTGTTGCAGCCACCAACCGCGACCTCGATCAGCTTGTGACGGCGGGGGGGTTCCGCCAGGACCTCGTCTACCGCTTGAAATCCATCCAGGTCGATCTGCCGCCACTGCGCCGGATCAAGGGCGATATCGAGATGTTGTGCTGTCATTATGTAGCGAAATACTGCAATAGAATGGGCATCAGCAAAAAGGGGTACAGCGCCGAGTTTCTCGATGCCCTGCTGCAGTACGAATGGCCGGGAAATGTCCGGGAACTGGTCAATTGCGTGGCCCACTGCCTGTCTTCGGCCTGGCAGGAACCCACCCTGTTCCCCCGGCATCTTCCGACCGCGATCCGGGCCCACCTGGCCAAGGAGTCCGTGCGCCAGGAAACAGAAGCCTTGTCCAATCCCGAAACGGGCCTGGATCCAGCCGACGGGCTGCCGCCTCTTTCCGAATACCGGCAGACCGAAATCGCCCGCGTGGAACAGACCTATCTCCAGGCGTTGATGGCCGCCCACGGTGCGGATATTGCCACGGCCTGCGAGGTGGCAGGGCTGTCGCGGGCCAGGCTCTACGCCCTGCTCAAACACTACGGGATTTCCCGGGAGGGCCGGTCACGTAACGAGTGA
- a CDS encoding TetR/AcrR family transcriptional regulator, whose product MTKKEAILKAAEELFGELGYTETTFKKIAARAGVALGLVAHHYENKEKLFIAAGLDVLSDLRQSLREEMAKANNGLEGVLHFARRYLEFSLEEGSHFMVLIRCSPFSDMKDNVNKETIGAKFTELYTDLQNCIALGIEDGSIHPEVDPETTSYNVLANLSGSVRTQLLHPYAPPKFYPWALRFIERSLANGNHAGNPPE is encoded by the coding sequence ATGACAAAAAAAGAGGCCATTCTAAAAGCAGCAGAGGAGTTGTTTGGAGAGCTAGGATATACGGAGACCACCTTTAAGAAAATCGCCGCGCGTGCCGGAGTCGCCCTTGGTCTGGTGGCTCACCATTACGAGAATAAGGAAAAGCTTTTTATTGCGGCTGGTCTCGATGTGCTCTCCGACTTGCGCCAGAGTTTGCGCGAAGAGATGGCGAAGGCCAATAACGGCCTGGAGGGAGTTCTGCATTTCGCCCGGCGGTATCTAGAATTCTCTCTGGAAGAAGGCTCCCATTTCATGGTTTTGATCCGCTGTTCGCCGTTTAGCGACATGAAGGACAACGTGAACAAGGAGACCATCGGCGCCAAATTCACCGAACTCTACACCGATTTGCAAAACTGCATTGCTCTGGGCATTGAAGATGGATCCATCCATCCCGAAGTGGATCCGGAAACCACTTCGTATAATGTCCTGGCAAATCTGTCCGGTTCAGTCCGGACCCAGCTCCTGCACCCGTATGCGCCGCCCAAATTCTATCCCTGGGCCCTGCGCTTCATCGAACGGAGCCTGGCCAACGGGAACCATGCAGGAAATCCGCCGGAATAA
- a CDS encoding NAD+ synthase, translated as MRLALVQNNPIIGDIHGNMQALVRAGERAFAQGARLALAPELALTGYPPRDLLLNEAVLQSAWRAVEELAARLPTGLAFVLGTPLRTDNAPELPEGGVYNGAVLLEGGAVRQVFAKTLLPTYDVFDETRYFSPGPGPGVFELDGWRFGVTICEDAWNDKDFWKKHRYPADPVEELATQGIDGLINLSASPFSLGKHRVREEMFASLAHKYAVPLYFANQVGGNDDLVFPGRSLALDASGQVIGRGRGFVEDLVIVEQTPGSGPLPADDFERPAEAWAAVVLGTRDYVRKSGFSKALLGLSGGVDSALCAAVAVEALGAENVLGVLMPSPYTSAASIEDAQALADTLGIAQQVLPIEPVMNAFEETLRPAFTGYTPDVTEENIQSRIRGNLLMALSNKYGSLLLTTGNKSELAVGYCTIYGDMAGALGVIADMPKTLVYEVCRWLNRERGEVVPQRILDKAPSAELRPDQKDSDSLPDYATLDGLLGLLVDRHYSVEQCVEAGYDAGMAREVQRLVRRAEFKRRQAPPGIKITDRAFGTGWRMPLAARW; from the coding sequence ATGCGTTTGGCCCTTGTCCAAAATAATCCCATTATCGGTGATATCCACGGCAATATGCAGGCGCTGGTGCGAGCTGGCGAGCGGGCCTTTGCCCAGGGCGCCCGGTTGGCCCTCGCCCCGGAATTGGCACTCACCGGCTACCCCCCCCGGGATCTGCTCCTCAATGAAGCGGTTCTCCAATCCGCGTGGCGCGCTGTGGAGGAATTGGCCGCACGATTGCCGACGGGATTGGCCTTTGTCCTCGGAACGCCACTGCGCACGGACAACGCGCCCGAACTGCCTGAAGGAGGCGTCTATAACGGCGCGGTCTTGCTCGAGGGAGGAGCGGTGCGTCAGGTCTTCGCCAAGACCCTTTTGCCGACCTATGACGTCTTTGACGAGACCCGGTATTTCAGTCCCGGGCCAGGCCCAGGTGTATTTGAACTTGATGGGTGGCGCTTCGGGGTGACCATTTGTGAAGATGCTTGGAATGATAAAGATTTCTGGAAAAAACACCGCTATCCTGCGGACCCGGTCGAGGAACTCGCCACGCAGGGTATCGATGGATTGATCAACCTTTCCGCCTCTCCCTTTTCCTTGGGCAAGCACCGCGTCCGGGAGGAGATGTTCGCCTCTCTGGCACACAAGTATGCAGTGCCGTTGTATTTTGCCAATCAGGTCGGCGGCAATGACGATCTTGTCTTTCCCGGTCGCAGTCTGGCCCTGGATGCCTCAGGGCAGGTCATCGGCCGCGGGCGGGGGTTTGTCGAGGACCTGGTCATCGTGGAACAAACCCCCGGTTCAGGACCGCTTCCAGCCGACGACTTCGAGCGCCCCGCCGAGGCCTGGGCCGCGGTAGTTCTGGGGACGCGGGACTATGTCCGCAAATCCGGCTTTTCCAAAGCCCTTTTGGGCCTCTCCGGCGGGGTGGATTCGGCCCTGTGCGCGGCTGTAGCCGTGGAGGCCCTGGGTGCCGAAAATGTCCTGGGCGTGCTCATGCCGTCTCCCTACACCAGCGCCGCCAGCATTGAAGACGCCCAGGCCCTGGCCGACACCTTGGGCATTGCCCAGCAGGTCCTGCCTATCGAACCGGTGATGAACGCCTTTGAAGAGACCCTGCGTCCGGCCTTTACCGGCTATACCCCGGACGTGACTGAAGAGAATATCCAGTCGCGAATCCGCGGCAATCTCCTGATGGCCTTGTCCAATAAATATGGATCCCTGCTGCTGACCACGGGCAATAAATCCGAATTGGCCGTGGGCTATTGCACGATCTACGGCGATATGGCTGGGGCGCTGGGCGTGATTGCGGATATGCCCAAAACCCTGGTCTATGAGGTTTGTCGTTGGCTCAACAGGGAGCGCGGTGAGGTCGTTCCCCAGCGGATTCTGGACAAAGCCCCTTCGGCTGAATTGCGCCCGGACCAGAAAGATTCGGACAGCTTGCCCGATTATGCGACCCTGGACGGGCTGCTGGGGCTGTTGGTGGACCGGCATTATTCGGTGGAGCAATGTGTGGAGGCGGGATATGACGCGGGTATGGCCCGCGAGGTGCAGCGTTTGGTTCGCCGGGCCGAATTCAAGCGCCGGCAGGCTCCGCCCGGCATCAAAATCACCGATCGTGCCTTTGGCACCGGGTGGCGGATGCCGTTGGCGGCGCGCTGGTAA
- a CDS encoding glycosyltransferase yields the protein MSASTVNNRTQLQAFTPERIYDPAEFAPYIGKDKVEGLKKLAAPLEGAGWANVNSTLIGGGVAEILRSAIPLGLGLGLDARWHVIQGNDAFFQVTKKFHNMLQGMDLDISLDEIFDAYLGTIDQNAQNTFIASDLVVIHDPQPAAMVMNGFIFGNVLWRCHIDTSEPNRTVWRFLLPYINHCAGAIFTTPQFVGPGLQIPLYQITPCINPLTDKNHQFSEEEALDVLRPLLNEHDVDPERPIVAAISRYDIHKNQETVLKAFQTYREQSAPDPAPYLIFLGNTATDDPEGDAMLAHLQEVAGDDPDVRFWVNVPDNDRVVGALNRIAKTFVHVSTREGFGLVVSEAMWQGTPVIGSRTGGIVNQIRHGETGFLVDPMDTATISKHLGTLLDDPDQAQQMGERAREHVREHFLLPELVRRYLILISYYTGRCNEPPHFRLNDLSYSEVICIMRPRHPALSR from the coding sequence ATGTCTGCAAGCACCGTCAACAATCGCACCCAACTCCAGGCCTTTACTCCGGAACGGATTTACGACCCTGCCGAATTTGCTCCCTATATTGGCAAAGACAAAGTCGAGGGGCTGAAAAAACTGGCTGCTCCCCTGGAGGGGGCGGGATGGGCCAATGTCAATTCCACCCTCATCGGTGGCGGGGTGGCCGAAATCTTGCGCTCCGCCATCCCTCTGGGACTGGGACTGGGATTGGATGCCCGGTGGCACGTCATTCAGGGCAACGACGCCTTTTTCCAGGTCACCAAGAAATTTCACAACATGCTCCAGGGCATGGATCTGGACATCAGCCTGGACGAGATCTTTGACGCCTACCTCGGCACCATCGACCAGAACGCCCAGAACACCTTTATCGCCTCCGATCTGGTCGTCATCCACGACCCCCAGCCGGCGGCCATGGTCATGAACGGCTTTATTTTCGGCAATGTCCTCTGGCGCTGCCATATCGACACCTCTGAACCGAACCGGACCGTCTGGCGCTTTCTGCTCCCGTACATCAACCACTGCGCCGGGGCGATCTTCACCACGCCGCAGTTCGTCGGCCCCGGTCTGCAGATTCCACTCTACCAGATCACCCCGTGCATTAATCCGCTGACGGACAAAAACCACCAGTTCAGTGAAGAGGAAGCCCTGGACGTCTTGCGCCCTCTGCTCAACGAACACGATGTCGACCCCGAACGCCCCATCGTGGCCGCCATTTCCCGCTACGACATCCACAAAAATCAGGAAACAGTGCTCAAGGCCTTCCAGACTTACAGAGAACAGAGTGCTCCCGATCCGGCGCCCTACCTCATTTTTCTCGGCAACACGGCCACAGACGACCCTGAAGGCGACGCCATGCTGGCCCATCTCCAAGAGGTGGCGGGCGATGACCCCGATGTCCGTTTTTGGGTCAACGTCCCGGACAATGACCGTGTAGTGGGCGCTTTAAACCGCATCGCCAAAACCTTTGTCCACGTCTCAACCCGGGAAGGCTTCGGGCTGGTCGTTTCCGAAGCCATGTGGCAGGGCACCCCGGTTATCGGCTCGCGTACCGGCGGGATCGTGAACCAGATCCGCCACGGGGAAACCGGGTTCCTGGTCGATCCGATGGACACAGCCACGATCAGCAAACACCTCGGCACCCTTCTCGACGATCCGGACCAGGCCCAGCAGATGGGCGAACGGGCTCGGGAACACGTTCGCGAACACTTCCTGCTGCCCGAACTGGTCCGCCGCTATCTGATCCTTATCAGTTATTACACTGGACGGTGCAACGAACCGCCCCATTTCCGGCTCAACGACCTGAGCTACAGTGAGGTCATCTGCATCATGCGCCCACGCCACCCGGCCCTGAGCCGCTAA
- a CDS encoding MTH1187 family thiamine-binding protein: MSVLAELSLFPMDKGESVGRYVAAALEIIRSSGVPYELHPMGTCLEGEWDEVMAVVKACHDRLRQDSDRVYMTVKIDSRAGDSGRLRRKVETVRSYLTG, encoded by the coding sequence ATGTCAGTATTAGCGGAATTGTCCCTTTTCCCGATGGACAAGGGCGAAAGTGTGGGCAGATATGTGGCCGCGGCGCTGGAGATTATTCGCAGCAGCGGCGTGCCCTATGAATTGCATCCTATGGGGACCTGCCTGGAGGGGGAATGGGACGAGGTCATGGCCGTGGTCAAGGCATGTCACGATCGTCTGCGCCAGGACAGCGACCGGGTGTATATGACCGTCAAGATCGACAGCCGGGCCGGAGATTCGGGACGCCTCCGGCGGAAAGTGGAGACGGTCCGCTCCTATCTAACCGGATGA
- a CDS encoding MFS transporter, with protein sequence MSFRRSPMYLFLLVLTVSVWAGFQGWRTLLNNFAVEVAHLGGHHMGVIQSVREVPGFLALLVIYILLIVKEHRLAAVSVLILGLGVVLTGFFPSFWGVLLATLLMSFGFHYFETVNQSLTLQYFSVGDAPLVFGRLRAIGAATSIGVGLSIFALANWLPYKLLFALLGCISIAGAMWCLFQDPTDTNMPSQNKHMVLRRRYWLFYTLTLLAGARRQIFIAFAVFLLVEKFGLSVQEITLLFVANQALNYFVSPLVGRAINHFGERSVLSVEYASLIVVFLVYALSDSQWLVLAMYIVDHVVFNCAMAIRTFFQKIGDPGDIAPSMAVGFTINHIAAVLIPAAAGLIWLVDPAWVFLGGVGLSLCSLLLVQAIPWQLKRSRTASSG encoded by the coding sequence ATGTCGTTTCGCCGCTCCCCAATGTACCTCTTTTTGCTCGTCCTGACCGTGTCCGTGTGGGCTGGGTTTCAGGGCTGGCGGACGCTTTTGAACAATTTCGCCGTTGAGGTCGCCCACCTCGGCGGGCACCACATGGGCGTCATCCAATCGGTCCGCGAGGTCCCGGGGTTTCTCGCTCTGCTGGTCATTTATATCCTGCTGATCGTCAAAGAACACCGCTTGGCCGCGGTTTCCGTACTCATCCTCGGCCTCGGCGTGGTCCTGACCGGATTTTTTCCCTCGTTCTGGGGCGTTCTGCTGGCCACTTTGCTCATGTCCTTCGGCTTCCACTATTTTGAAACCGTCAACCAGTCCCTGACACTGCAATACTTCTCCGTGGGCGACGCCCCGCTCGTTTTCGGTCGATTGCGCGCAATCGGCGCTGCGACCAGTATCGGCGTCGGCCTCTCCATCTTCGCCCTGGCCAACTGGCTGCCCTATAAGCTCCTTTTTGCCCTGCTGGGCTGCATCAGCATTGCCGGCGCCATGTGGTGCCTGTTCCAGGACCCCACGGACACCAATATGCCGTCGCAGAACAAGCATATGGTCCTGCGGCGGCGGTACTGGCTCTTTTACACCCTGACCCTGCTCGCCGGGGCCCGGCGGCAGATCTTCATCGCCTTCGCCGTATTCTTGCTCGTGGAGAAATTCGGACTCAGCGTCCAGGAGATCACCTTGTTGTTCGTGGCCAACCAGGCCCTGAACTACTTTGTCAGCCCCCTGGTCGGACGGGCCATCAACCATTTTGGCGAACGCTCGGTCTTGAGCGTGGAATACGCCTCGCTCATCGTCGTCTTCCTGGTTTACGCCCTCAGCGATTCCCAATGGCTGGTCCTGGCCATGTATATCGTGGACCACGTGGTTTTCAATTGCGCCATGGCCATCCGGACCTTTTTCCAGAAAATCGGGGATCCCGGTGACATCGCCCCGAGCATGGCCGTCGGCTTTACCATCAACCATATCGCGGCGGTGCTCATTCCGGCCGCAGCCGGCCTGATCTGGCTCGTCGACCCCGCCTGGGTTTTTCTCGGTGGCGTGGGGTTGAGCCTGTGCTCGCTGCTCCTGGTCCAGGCCATCCCCTGGCAGCTCAAAAGAAGCCGCACCGCTTCATCCGGTTAG
- a CDS encoding translocation/assembly module TamB domain-containing protein has protein sequence MLQRLFRVFIFGLVAGLLLLGGIWAGLQTEYGRSTLLHAVEYITALTSPIELELEGLGSGFPGSVRLERLELADANGTWMAAEAIGLDWDWSALWHGRLHGERLFAREIVWYRPPQTPPDPEQDTPPWWLLSRLSLESLSIPKLTVAGDHPAALAVKGQFDGRPEALRANLAAKALQGKDTLRLNGRFTPEQAAYELTLETTAEAQGPLARLTRLPGPWHGRLQANGTRRRGSGTARFKGEHLGQATVDYKTIPEASGVRTTLQGRMAPAASVVPSTLAPWLAPGVDLRLTMVVPELVPSTLQLESFELRSPEFNLDASGSWQRKQRQWQSQVALRLGLGPVAPPQGLMLPDTLHISGDLSGSFAGTPTSLRCTLDTDPTTLAYNQPGDLRKLTLHNSTVSLTAESTTLTDWRVRVSAAGTLEGDSKSGPMTPLSCLGELHTDDRLLWTIPTASLRLDDTEALTLEGRFNTKETTAEGRLSLTPEVLRRLPLPSGVAPFLPQGMVTTSFSGRGFPLDLQGQLKGDLSWPRLPARIRRLGGTHDVALLADWGWHSPQQLRLDNLDISTPSGRVWGGGTLNTASQRFAARLNLSLKSTSWPAGNLAVSTAPLSATLDATGAVPRPVFDFRLDCPRMRVGNLPALEAFHAETRLVADARGIAGPLALQARLGQDRAELRSAVAWRDRVLSLRNLNGQWGDSNITGRVRWPSANGLPSASLSLDAVLGELAQYATLPVKGRLQADLDIAERPENQKWARLDFTCQDAEWGPQWTAQRLEGQLALDAPEPPLRGSGSLNLTEVKRGSWRINSGRLAAQGSLADLAFTSSLKGHSGVAPFALSSSGLLTKDDTATRVRLDSFNGTATPRLPFRLAETARLSKEPGKWTLTMPHLNLGPGKLTLEAKTERNRVEARLSGQKLPLAGLNPFVPWSLAGSITTRADLTGTLQSPRLQGTLAIKDSKIRQGRWREVPTLEAEASWDWRPGTFQAEIGARQASNGTLNASVSLPLDLALAPFTIAPDPAGACRGSLSSSLSLNFLPRVFNADGVLLQGQLATTATLDGTWERPDIQAEAAMDQGHLEHVYHGIVLEEIAGRCELDTSGISELRLTATDGAKGNLTLEGTIPIQPEPRADLRARFEQMALVRKDQLEAIASGTVDLSGPFSSPRLTGSATLERTEIRIPEQLPPSVTGVEIVEVNAPQEETSAGSSRSRPPAAIDLDLELDIPRRFFVRGRGLEAEFKGGCQVTGTTRKPRLQGELEAVWGRFTFFSKTLTIETGQLFFEQRSPPAPRINVAAVNRQDDFLARIWLTGKIDDPGIRMESEPALPQEEILGRVLFGRSITTLTPLQALQLAQALRALSTGQTGGSLTTRFFEKTRRLLELDEFGVTGGDGGPSLGMGKYIQDNVYIRAQKGLESEEDKIEVEVELSPHTSVESQVGGQGRSGVSLNWKLDY, from the coding sequence GTGTTGCAACGACTTTTCCGTGTATTCATCTTCGGCCTCGTTGCAGGGCTGCTCCTTCTCGGTGGGATCTGGGCCGGTCTGCAGACCGAATACGGCCGGAGCACTCTGCTGCACGCGGTGGAATATATTACCGCCCTGACTTCCCCGATCGAACTCGAACTCGAAGGCCTTGGTTCGGGATTTCCGGGATCGGTGCGCCTGGAACGCCTTGAACTCGCTGACGCCAACGGCACCTGGATGGCAGCCGAGGCCATTGGACTCGATTGGGATTGGTCGGCGTTGTGGCACGGCCGCCTCCATGGCGAACGGCTTTTTGCGCGGGAAATCGTCTGGTACCGCCCGCCGCAGACCCCACCGGACCCGGAGCAGGACACCCCGCCCTGGTGGCTTTTGTCCCGCCTCAGCCTGGAGAGTCTCAGTATTCCCAAACTCACCGTGGCTGGAGACCACCCAGCCGCCTTGGCGGTGAAGGGCCAATTTGACGGCCGCCCCGAGGCACTCCGGGCGAACCTCGCCGCCAAGGCCCTGCAGGGCAAGGACACGCTGCGGCTGAACGGGCGCTTCACCCCGGAACAGGCGGCCTACGAGCTGACCCTCGAGACCACGGCTGAGGCCCAGGGGCCGTTGGCCCGGCTGACCCGCCTGCCTGGACCGTGGCACGGTCGCCTCCAGGCCAACGGGACCCGCCGGCGCGGCTCGGGAACAGCCCGCTTTAAAGGCGAGCACCTGGGTCAGGCGACCGTTGACTACAAAACGATCCCGGAAGCCTCCGGGGTCAGGACAACGCTTCAAGGCCGCATGGCCCCGGCCGCCTCGGTTGTGCCGAGTACCCTCGCCCCCTGGCTCGCACCCGGCGTGGACCTGCGACTCACAATGGTCGTGCCCGAATTGGTTCCCTCGACACTCCAGCTGGAATCGTTCGAACTCCGCAGTCCGGAGTTCAACCTGGACGCCTCCGGAAGCTGGCAGCGTAAGCAGCGCCAATGGCAAAGCCAGGTGGCCCTGAGATTGGGCTTGGGCCCAGTCGCCCCGCCACAAGGGCTCATGCTTCCCGATACTCTCCATATCAGCGGCGATCTCTCCGGATCATTCGCCGGCACCCCCACCTCGCTGCGTTGCACTCTGGATACCGATCCAACAACACTCGCCTACAACCAGCCCGGCGACCTCCGGAAACTCACGCTGCACAACAGCACCGTGAGTCTGACGGCCGAGTCCACCACTTTGACCGACTGGCGGGTCCGGGTCAGTGCCGCTGGCACCCTGGAAGGAGACTCCAAGTCAGGCCCAATGACCCCGCTATCGTGTCTTGGCGAACTGCACACCGACGACCGTTTGCTGTGGACGATCCCTACAGCGAGCCTGCGTCTGGATGACACCGAAGCCCTGACCCTCGAGGGCCGTTTCAATACCAAGGAAACCACCGCTGAAGGCCGTCTCAGTCTCACCCCGGAGGTTCTGCGCCGCCTGCCTCTGCCTTCCGGAGTGGCGCCTTTTCTGCCGCAGGGCATGGTGACGACCTCTTTCAGCGGTCGAGGCTTCCCGCTCGATCTGCAGGGACAGCTCAAAGGCGATCTCAGCTGGCCCCGGCTGCCCGCTCGGATCCGTCGTCTCGGCGGAACACACGATGTCGCGCTGCTGGCCGACTGGGGCTGGCATTCGCCGCAACAGCTCCGCCTGGACAACCTGGATATTTCCACGCCCTCAGGCCGCGTGTGGGGCGGCGGGACCCTGAACACCGCCTCCCAACGTTTTGCCGCCAGGCTCAACCTCAGCCTGAAGTCAACATCCTGGCCGGCTGGCAACCTCGCGGTGTCCACAGCCCCGCTCAGCGCAACCCTGGATGCGACCGGGGCTGTACCCCGGCCCGTGTTTGATTTCCGTCTTGATTGCCCTCGAATGCGGGTCGGCAATCTTCCTGCCCTGGAGGCGTTCCACGCCGAGACCCGCCTTGTCGCAGATGCCCGCGGCATTGCCGGCCCCCTTGCGCTCCAGGCCCGGCTGGGCCAGGACCGTGCCGAGTTGCGGTCCGCGGTGGCCTGGCGCGACAGGGTGCTCTCGCTGAGGAATCTGAACGGCCAGTGGGGAGACTCGAATATCACCGGGAGGGTGCGCTGGCCCTCCGCCAATGGTCTGCCCAGCGCTTCGCTCAGCCTGGATGCGGTCCTGGGCGAACTGGCCCAGTATGCCACCCTTCCGGTCAAAGGCCGCCTCCAGGCCGACCTGGACATCGCCGAGCGTCCGGAGAATCAAAAATGGGCCCGGTTGGATTTTACGTGTCAGGACGCCGAATGGGGGCCCCAGTGGACGGCCCAGCGACTCGAAGGTCAACTCGCCCTCGACGCCCCCGAACCTCCACTGCGGGGCTCAGGCTCCCTCAATCTGACGGAAGTGAAGCGCGGATCCTGGCGGATCAATTCCGGGCGGCTCGCGGCCCAGGGAAGTCTGGCTGATCTCGCTTTCACCTCTTCCCTCAAAGGGCACTCCGGTGTCGCCCCGTTCGCTTTGAGCAGTTCCGGTCTTCTTACCAAGGATGACACGGCCACTCGGGTGCGCCTGGACAGCTTCAACGGCACCGCCACTCCACGTTTGCCTTTCCGGTTGGCGGAAACAGCCCGATTGAGCAAAGAACCTGGCAAATGGACACTGACAATGCCCCACCTCAACCTGGGACCGGGGAAACTCACTCTCGAGGCCAAGACCGAGCGCAACAGGGTGGAGGCGCGTCTGAGCGGGCAAAAGCTGCCTCTGGCCGGGCTGAACCCGTTTGTGCCCTGGTCCCTGGCCGGCAGCATCACGACCCGGGCCGATCTGACAGGGACCCTGCAGTCCCCTCGCCTCCAGGGCACCCTGGCCATCAAGGACAGCAAAATCCGGCAGGGTCGCTGGCGGGAGGTCCCCACGCTCGAGGCCGAGGCTTCCTGGGATTGGCGGCCGGGAACCTTCCAGGCCGAGATCGGTGCACGCCAGGCGAGCAACGGCACCCTCAACGCCTCGGTCTCCCTGCCCCTGGATTTGGCTCTGGCGCCTTTCACCATAGCCCCAGACCCCGCAGGGGCCTGCCGTGGCAGCCTGAGCAGTTCCCTGAGCCTCAATTTTCTGCCTCGGGTCTTCAACGCCGACGGTGTTCTCCTTCAGGGCCAGCTTGCAACCACGGCCACCCTCGACGGAACATGGGAACGTCCCGATATCCAGGCGGAAGCGGCCATGGACCAGGGACATCTGGAACACGTCTACCACGGCATTGTCCTTGAGGAGATTGCCGGGCGTTGTGAACTCGATACCAGCGGCATTTCCGAGCTCCGGCTCACGGCCACCGACGGCGCCAAAGGGAATTTGACCCTGGAGGGGACGATCCCCATACAACCGGAGCCCCGGGCCGACCTCAGGGCCCGCTTCGAGCAGATGGCCCTGGTCCGAAAGGACCAGCTGGAAGCCATAGCCTCCGGCACTGTCGACCTGAGCGGCCCCTTCTCTTCGCCCCGGCTGACCGGTTCCGCTACCCTGGAACGCACCGAGATCCGCATCCCCGAGCAGTTGCCCCCGTCGGTCACCGGTGTCGAAATCGTCGAAGTCAATGCTCCGCAGGAAGAGACCTCCGCCGGCTCATCCCGGAGCCGCCCCCCTGCGGCTATCGATCTGGACCTGGAATTGGATATTCCCCGCCGCTTTTTTGTCCGCGGACGCGGGCTGGAAGCCGAATTCAAAGGCGGCTGCCAAGTCACGGGCACGACCCGAAAACCCCGTTTGCAAGGCGAACTGGAAGCCGTCTGGGGCCGTTTCACCTTTTTCAGCAAGACGCTGACCATTGAAACCGGACAGCTCTTCTTTGAACAACGCTCACCGCCAGCGCCGCGGATCAATGTCGCCGCCGTCAACAGGCAGGATGATTTTCTGGCCCGGATCTGGCTCACCGGTAAGATCGACGATCCCGGGATCCGCATGGAATCCGAGCCGGCCCTGCCCCAGGAGGAAATCCTGGGCCGGGTCCTGTTCGGGCGGTCCATCACCACCTTGACGCCGTTGCAGGCCTTGCAACTGGCCCAGGCGTTGCGGGCCTTGAGCACCGGTCAGACCGGAGGCTCTCTGACTACACGCTTTTTCGAAAAGACCCGCCGGCTGCTGGAGCTTGACGAATTCGGTGTCACCGGGGGCGACGGCGGCCCCTCCTTGGGAATGGGCAAATACATCCAGGACAATGTCTATATCCGGGCGCAAAAAGGGTTGGAGAGTGAGGAAGACAAGATCGAAGTCGAGGTCGAACTCTCGCCACACACCAGTGTGGAAAGCCAGGTCGGCGGGCAGGGCCGCAGCGGGGTGAGCCTGAACTGGAAACTCGATTATTAG